The genome window TAAAATCTAGATCATTTAGAATTGTATCATTGAATATGCTCATCGACGACGTCGATAATCCAAATGCAACAGCATACAACACTGTCGATATAGAAACCTGTAGGGGAAGGATAAAGAAGCATATGAGAACTGGGAGATAGCAGTTAGCATAGCAGTCCTTTCTCTTTTGCAAATTTTTGTTTGTATCAAATTTGGTTGATTTGTACTTTATAAATTAGGAGGGAGAAGACAACATCCATGACTATTACTGCATAATATATACTTCCCACTTCCCACCATACTAGAACGACCTTCTCGACAACAAATAGGATTAAACACATCTATTTAGATATTATAAATCAATTGAGTAATTTAAGGCAAGAATTCTGGCCGTGTAATATTATAATAAACCCAAAAACAAGCAGGTGATTCTATTTCCAATTTTGAAAGAGATCTAAGTTCGAATCtccctttttcattttcttggaaAAATTAAGGCGGCCATTTTCAcggaaaaaattaaaatgaaaatggGTTCGCCCTCGTTGGAATCATGACGTCAAAATTAGTTTAGACCAAGAGCTACCCTTTTTTCCGTATATTTTGTATGGATTTGAAATGCCAATAAAGTTACACTAGTGTTATAAAAATGGacacaaaattatacatgtatcGATACACATCCTGCACATACGCCGACCGTACATCCTTTTCTTATCAACAACTTTCACATACAACAAAATTTGAATGCAATCATTCTCCTATAAAAGCTGAAGAATTCTTGTATCTCTGGTCATGAATGTTGAGCATGCAGTTCAGATGATGCTTGTGAAGATGGTGATGGCATTGATGATGGCGGCACTGGATCATTGTCCATCTTTTGCTTGTATTGAATTCTTTGAACATCGGTTTGGGGACTCTCCAAAGAGAACAATCTCTTGAAAAATTCATACGACGCAAAGAAGATCGCTCCTTGAGACATATACATAATCAATCTCGGAGTCAATCCCCTGACAATGACAATACGAAAATCAGTTATGCTATCGTCAGATCAAGCACACAGCTCAATGGAAATTTTGTTTGCAAGGGTTTCCCTATAAAATTGCTGGGTAGGACGAGATGAAATCAGCTCATTCATGATAAAAAGAACCATTCTTCTGACCTACGAATGAGCAGAAATGAAATAAGAAATACCTGTAGAGGCCTTGCAGACCTTCATTCTTTCCTATTTCTTGAAGGGCATGAATCACACCATTATACTGGCTCATAGACCCCGGAATCTGCATAACACAAACTTTTTAAGAAGCACAGACAACATATATAAATTTCATTATAGTATTTACAAAGCGTAAAGGTAACACGCGACCTGTTGAAACTCTACAGACACAAAATGTCAAAACAAATGTCCTCCCCAGTCACGTTCTACTTCAATAGTCTCGAGTGGATAATATCTTATCTTACCCTTGCAATGCTCTTAGAAACCTATTTTGGGAAGCTAGTACAGAGTCTATGGGCAAAGTAGCTGGTGTGAATCACTAAATAAAGGCTGAGACATTTTGGAACATGAAATACCCCGACTGTAATTGTTCAACATCACAATAAGTTTAATAATAAATGCATCAAAATTGCAAACCTGAGTCTGCAATCTTGTCTTCACAACATCAAAAGGAGTTGTAAATAAAGCAGCAGTAGATCCCGCTATTCCTCCGCAAACTAGCTGCAGGAGCGGAAAAATCATGTTAATAAGAATCAGATGATAAGAGAAAGAAAACACTAGCTAAGCCAATTGCAAGAAGATAGATTATAGTtaaaactgaagatgttcggcATAGAGGAAGGAAACAAACTGTTTGTAATGTGGTGGGTTGGACACCAGCTTCTTTTGGAGACAGCATAAATTGCTTCAGGCTTTCATATGTGTAGAACTACAGTAGAGATACAGAGCTAAAATAAGACCAATAAAAATAACCATAGGCAGTTGAATGAATCCACAATACAAACAAAGCAAGAGGAAAAGTCTGATACTCTCTCCTCCCGCATGTTTTTTGTTGACTCAAATTCCTTTCTCTAGCACAAAAACTAAATCGTACATAGAAATAACTGACCTTGACAATTGAGTGAGGAACATTCCTGCATAGTACAGCTCCCCATCCAGCATACAGTGATGGCAAACCTCCCTTCCGAATGATTCCAACAAATGCATTCctgaaaaaataattgaaagggGGAATCTGAATACTAACAAAACAGAAGTTCTATGCGTGGACCATGCCAGAACCAGAGTTGATAGCTATAACGAATAAATGTCTAAAGCCGCTACAAAGGAAATGACATTGACTTTatagtactattacaaataaaagttcaaatactttaaaataaaaatctgaATGGATACAGCAATCAAAATAAATGGCTAcaaacacttgactaaatactATGTCGATTGTGATATAGGCAACAGATAATACAAGGATCTTAAAGATATACCAGCAGCTGTGATAGTGTGAACCAACTTGCATCTGCTGCTTTATACGCTCACTAGGAGTAAAAATAAAGGAAGTAGCAACGCTTGCACAACCGCCTGCCATGCAGTGGGCAAAAGAGCAATACTCCTGCAAAAATGAAATGGGTGTGACTTTGAAAGCCTAAATGCAACGCATTGGCAATAATTACCAATAAGGCCTACGAGTCTACAACTCCACAACATGTTATAGACTTTTTTTGTCCCTCCCCTCCCCACTTCCGCATGAGAATTAGAgttgcaaataaataaattaaacaaattaaatagTTGAGGGGACAGAGAAGTATAGGGACCAAGCCAGAGAGAAAAGCAAGATGGTGGAGTTATTCACAGAGCAAAAAGTCAAGATGGTACCTTTGGAAAAAGAGGAAGTAAAGCTCCCTTGACTGATTCATATGTGAAAGTATAAACTGCAGAAATTGGAGCTGATGATGCAATGTTGGTAGCAATACCACGATAAAGTCCAGTTAAACCTAAAATCAATTTCACCGCTATCAGTTATGTGACATCTTAAGAGAATGCCTTCTAGAGGGTAGCAAAGATAAAATTAGTCAATAATGTTATTCTCCTGAATTCCCATAAATCAACTCACCTCTATCAGACACAATTGATTTTCCAATGTCGTATATAGACTTCTGCTCAGCTCTGCAGGATTGAACAACAGTCTTAATTGTATCAACAGGATGAAGACAAATGCTAACAAATACTCCAGACAATGCACCTGCAAAGGCATGCTCTTGCTTAGGAAGAGCATAACGACGCTTTTCACATGCTAATGCACAGATCTCTGCCTTGCATTCATCTTGGACAATATACTTTTCGGATTGTTTCTTTTGGTTCCCAAGTAGTTCATGATGATCTGTCTTAGGATGACATTCGTCAAACACATCATTACAGGAAACAATCGAGTCTATATGATAGTCAGTATATGGATTAGAATATGGGGTCCTTGAAATACTATCATCCCCCACACTGCCTACAGAACTCAGGTAGTAATCAGAAGACAGAGAGGTGCTTGTATCCATCTCCAAGTTTCCCTTCTCATATGATGAAAAATGGTATTTGTAACATTCAATTACAGCAGGATTTTCAGCATTTGCGGCCAATTTCTCTGAATGACTAGTTGTATCTCCTGAAATAGATCGGCCTGCAATGCTCACTGTATCTCCTGGAATGCAGTACTGACCAGTTCTGTTATCAATCTCAGTAACTTTGACTGGGCAGTTTAACCCAGAAGAAATCATATCACCCATCCATCCATATATACTTCCCAATTGGTATGAGACTTCTAAACTTGCAAGCCCATTTCCCCTCCAAGATTCTTGAGACACACTCGCACCATCATGCAAAAACCTCCAAAATGATGAATGAGAATAACTTCTACTGCAAGGTTCGAACACTGAAATCTTTTCACTTACCTGCAGAAAATCTAAACTCGATTGGATTGCGGGTGGAAATGGACCAAAATTCCTGAAATCAACAGACAAGTACTCACTCTTGGCTGAAATAGGTGCCGTGTCATTTCCTTCCCCACCTATATCAGCCAAGATAACCTCCTTCTGACAGCCACCGTCATTTTGGTTTGAATGTGCCTTGGGTTGAAAAAAACCAAGAGGACGACTTGCACAATCCCATATCTGGCCAACTGCTGTGATGAGCTCAGCAGTGCTCAATATCTCACGAGGCTTAGGCAGCAACTTTCTACTGCATTGCTTATTAACTTTATCAGAAATGGCGGAGGCAGATTCTTCATGAACAAAACCAGGAAGCCCAGAGGATGCCTGACCAACTGGGTACCACCTGTATTtgatcgaaggttgatcattcttATGCAGTTTATTGCCCCCTGCCATTTTCTTAAATCTCTTAAGGTGTTCCTTGAAAAAGAAGAGTACAATGTCTTGAAATACAAGTAACTGCAAAGGGAATTAACAGATTGCATCACTGAATGGAACTAAAAACATAGAAATAACCATATTTAATCTCACTTATTGCCATTTGATCTCTCTCCCCTCATAATTACATATCATTGTATAAACTCTAATCAGAAGAATTCAGCTAACCACTTTCAGTAAGAACAACAATAGAAAACATTTGACCGGCAATAATGTTACTTACGAGTCAATTTCCTCCCATTTCTTATTAACTGCAGATTATATAAAACGAACTCGGCCCCAGCTTCCCCAATCCACAGGAGCACACTGACCAGATTAACGACACAGAAACCCTGAATAGTAATTGAAAATTCACAAAGTGAGACATAATTCCATCTCAATTAACACCCTCAAACATTTTGTCcaataaaaaaccctaaggtgCAACACATTCAACTTTCGTATGAAATTCCATTAGACTTTATAATCCACTTATAGATGAAACATAATAATCTTCTAAAAGCATTCAATCAAGTGAAAATTGAACATAAAAGCATTCAATCATCGGATTATTTTCTCTTCCacctttctcagcaaccaaacaggaaAAATTGTCAAAAGAACAAATCATTTCTCCGGGGAAAGAATTGAACCTCAACAGAAGCGGCCGCGGGGAAGCCGAAGTCAGAACCTCTGTCTTTCTTATTCTGCGGAACATTTCCAGGGAAAAGAATTGGGGAAAATATTAGGGTTTAAGGAGCAGTGGTGTAGGGTTTTATATAGTGATTTGTGCGCAGCATAAATTCAAAGTATGCCTTCATATACGCCTACGCTACCAAATCAGGATGATTCTAAATTGAGGAAATTCCATGGGAAATACACCCTAAAAATATTTGTTATTACAAATATGACACCCAGTTGCAACTCCCATCGTGATGTCTAGTCAAGTTGCGACTGCCAAAGCGAACCGCAAAATTTTGAATCTCAGCATTTTTCAAACAATTGGAATGCATTTAAAGATTTCGAAAATACTAAATTTTCGATCTGAATTTTTCTTAAGTGTTTTGGAACTTACTCTGATAAGACCAACTCTAATATTTGTTATTACAAATATGACACCCAGTTGCGACTCCCACCGTGGTGTCTAGTCAAGTTGCGACTGCCAAAGCGAACCGCAAAATTCTGAATCTCAGTATTTTTCAAACAATTGGAATGCATTTAAAGATTTCGAAAATACTAAATTTTCGGTCTGAATTTTTCTTAAGTGTTTTGGAACTTACTCTGATAAGACCAACTCTAATTTTTGGAGTAAGTCCTAAAATTTCTCTTCTATTCCCCTCAAAACACTCCAACCCTTGTTCTAAAATGGGGCTAAGTGCtagaacaaaaaacaaatccGAATTTCAACCAAGATTTAGCTCAAAATTAGTGGTGGAGCCCACATGTGAGAGTGAGAAAGGGCAATTGAAGCTCACCTGCCAGGTAAGGACGCGCGGCACGTGACTCACCCATCAGGTCTCCCAACCCCACCCATGTGGCCATGTCGACCACTTGTCTACAAAAAGAAGGAGCCTAACTACTCTTTTCCTTAATCCAATGGCTCTAATTCAAATGGACCAAATGGTCCatatttatatttgtattttttttatatttatattttcattaaaccCAACGATTGAtatctgtttataccatacttgaccaatcccgaaactactgagcaccggtcaacgttgtaccgtcaaggacccagaagagcttcccttcaaccaggaggccaatcacaatgcgacacgtgtcgacatcataagccaatcacagctcgacacgtgtcaacatcagaagccaatcacaacacgacacgtgtcaatgttagaacaaaactagaaactctcttctataaatagggatcattctcccacaataatctctaatgtcattttgtactaaactattcactagaactcacaaaatgagagcttgaacctatgtatttgtgtaaacccttcacaattaatgagaactcctctactccgtggacgtagccgatctgggtgaaccacgtacatcttgtgtttgcttccctgtccttattcatttacgtacttatcttcactagtgatcgaagcaaccaagcgaaggtcacaaacctgacactttctgttgtaccaaagtcctcgctgattatgtgcatcaacatttggcggcgtctgtgggaaagacacttactcccactctcttcagctttgttaaactggtttccaccgctcgtacactttcttttggccaaacatctctctccaacatggggagcgaaagaagccatagcacacagaatgacacccccattggacctagtatgaagcaatgaaagcaggaaggaaatagagttactcttcaagctaaagtcgatgagttagaagctcagaacaacaagatagtgatgaggaacgaggtcctccaggagtagtatgaaaaacttttcgagatgcttcacgaggctaggcatgctcaagcacacaagctcgtcgcccctgctgaggtcaacaatcatctgaatgccccccaacacggagggtcaccgatatccaacacggatatccctgatagggatcgagctacacatcaatgtgataatcaacatgagacttctctcaacccagctgcttcaacccgaagcagaaggagtagaggaaagcACTTCctcacagaaggagtggaaggatcaaaagccgtctatcgcgattgttgagacttcctaaagcaacgtcgagagaatctcatccacataagctcaaagatcaatgacccaagagtttctgaaagactcggtcctctcccaCAACCCAGGCTAGCAGTTaatctagggaatgggcaacaagtcccagaagaacatgaaggtacaggggactcggaaatgttccgacatactcactctaggagtcagtgtgacgagtccaaggaaaaatcatgctatcttgatcaaactttcctactttcaAGAGGCGATAgggacttacggaagaaaacttcagtggtgcacgactccactcaggacccccttgtcctacaactcctggaggaagtaaacaagttgaaggctgaacgtcaagccgagatacctgactggaaccaacccaggcctggccccctcacaagaaggatcctcaacacccccctccaagcaaagacaaagcagaagcttggcttacaactctatactggaaaggaagacccgattgaacaccttaacctctttgagtccaccatggtataccggagacacaccaacgaagaacggtgccttctcttcccctctaccctctctggcggagctttaaactggtattgccgtcttccacctgagacagtagactcatttgaagagttgaggaaactgtttgtctctcaacacatcttccagaccgatcgcttgcattccgcagatgacttgtacactattcgccagaagccggacgagttattacgaaagtatgctggctgcttcagccatgagtattctcgttgcgctgaggcagatgacaagacctccctcaaggccttcacggcaggcttacgtgactgtttctttaagtacatgatcaatgccaacacttggaagacttactctgaggtgatggcacaagcttacaaccatgccttcgCCGAggtaaggacatatcaagggaaaccccctacagtcaccccttatcagcaagtagggagtggaggccacatccaaccgaatgagaaaacctcaaccttccaaacggtagcagcacacccccctgcctcatttaatgcttcgccaagtcagcagacatatcaatcccagggcaaaaggaaagatttccatcctcaccaatctcattttaataaaaagaataaggggcactatcgcgataactcaggatatcgtcacaataacgcccgaccccaggcagttaatgcagtgggccaatcatatgtcaagacaggccctaccccgaggtatgagacatacacacctttgaacgctacatgcgcagccatctaccccagtatagctcatctgataccaaagccaaagccaagacagccagattacaagtTCACGAaaaacacgggcatgttttgctgctaccacgagtataatggccatgatggcgagaagTGCGTCatccttcgtgatcatattgaagctttggcacgtgaaggaaaaattgatcagtttctccttcaccctccaagggataaccgtaaccaacgccaggtgaatgtgatatattctataagcggcggcacacctatgtctgaatcttccaatagggccatgaaaaacagtgaacgaactttgagacctggccatcaagtgtttcacgtggaagacatcaggggaggcaagtatcaaaagcctaactgggatccaatatgtttctaccctgaggaagaaagaggtatcatctaccctcacaacgacccgctgatcgtggaggctcacatagcaaattttaatgtgaaacgaatcctgatagacacaggtgcttcagttaatatcatgtttgctgaagctttcaaggcacttaatgtagctgaacacttgctcgatcgctcgatttctcctctgataagcttctctggcgatatcgtgcaacctttagggagtatacacttacccctcaccattggtacaggcccttacacagctactattaccactaacttcctagtggtcaattgcccgacggcatacaatgtcatctttgggcgcacaggcatcaatgatctcaaggccatggtatccacgcatatgttgttgatgaagtttccagcccctttcggcaatggatacatcaggggagatcaacttagtgctcaatcatgttacaacacttcagttaagcaacaacacttgcttgtccccaaggagaccctctctatacataaccaggtagtaaagaccagtccagatgaagccaactcggatcttcatgatggcaacagtcaacccgacgaccctcgagatgactcattcacccagcaagcacaaccagctgaagagttagagaatgtctctatctccaaagaccatccagatcgcatggtgaagattggcaccactttgtcaccaccccttcggttgtcgttgatctcctttttgcaagagaacgccgaggtcttcgcttggtcatataaagatatgccgggcatctctcccgatatcatctgtcaccacttgagtattgatcccaagaccaaaccagtaaaacagaagcgaagatcttatgatgttgaacgatacgaggcgatgaaagcagaagttgaaaaactcaaggacataggcttcgtccgtgaagtcaattacccaacatgggtagcaaatgttgtccttgttaagaaaaatccgaccaaggaaagtcttctgcttcaaaaggtcttgtggagaatgtgtgtcgactacaccgacctaaacaaaggatgcccgaaggatagtttcccccttcctctcattgatagacttatagactctacggcagggtgtgagctcttgagcttcatggacgcttattcaggatacaaccaaatcctcatgaacccctcagaccaagaacacacagctttcactactgacaggggactatattgctacaaagtcatgcccttcggtctaaagaatgcaggagcaacttatcagagactggtcaattcaatgttcgccgaacagattgggaagagcatggaagtttacgttgatgatatgttagtcaagagcaaacatgctgaccaacacatcaccaacctatctgaaactttcaccattctaaagaggtatcgaatgaggttgaaccccaacaaatgtgccttcggcgtgggctctggtaaattcttaggcttcatgattagccaatgaggcattgaagctaaccccgaaaagatcaaagcaatcctcgacatgaaagagccagtaacttcaaaagacatccaaagccttactggcaaggtggcagccttaaccagattcatctctaaggccacagacagatgtgctcatttcttcaaagcactcaagggaaataagaagtacattacatggacggaggaatttgccaaggcattcaggaacctcaaagagtacatgagtaaagcccctctgttctccaaaccagaagttggtgacactctcattatctatctatcggtttcggcttcagcagtcagttctgttcttattcgaaatgacagtggtgtcgaacggcccgtctactatgctagcaatgccctacaagatgcggagacacgatactccaacattgagaaattagctctagcattggtcatgtctgctcgaaaacttcgcccttatttccaagcacacgctatcatcgtgcttaccaatcaccctcttcgacagatactccagagtcctgacacgtctgggcgaatgatcaaatgggcgatagcattgggtgagtttgacatctcctaccaaccaaaaccagccgaaaagggtcaagcagtagcagatttcatcgccgacttcacatatcatgttgacattgcttctacacctgaagcaatagcttcattaccatcggaagctcagaagatagaatcaacaaccccagcatggagtctgtatgttgatggctcatccaaccaacagggctgcggagcaggattagtcatcactacccctgacaaagtggcgatagaatacgctcttcgtttcaaattcaaggcatcgaacaacgaggccgaatacgaagcccttctagcaggcttacgtttggccaagcatcttggagttaaacaaattgatatcttcagtgactcccaattagtggtcaaccaagtcacgaacaactttgatgctaaggatagctccatggcagcatatc of Malus sylvestris chromosome 6, drMalSylv7.2, whole genome shotgun sequence contains these proteins:
- the LOC126626489 gene encoding uncharacterized protein LOC126626489 — its product is MAGGNKLHKNDQPSIKYRWYPVGQASSGLPGFVHEESASAISDKVNKQCSRKLLPKPREILSTAELITAVGQIWDCASRPLGFFQPKAHSNQNDGGCQKEVILADIGGEGNDTAPISAKSEYLSVDFRNFGPFPPAIQSSLDFLQVSEKISVFEPCSRSYSHSSFWRFLHDGASVSQESWRGNGLASLEVSYQLGSIYGWMGDMISSGLNCPVKVTEIDNRTGQYCIPGDTVSIAGRSISGDTTSHSEKLAANAENPAVIECYKYHFSSYEKGNLEMDTSTSLSSDYYLSSVGSVGDDSISRTPYSNPYTDYHIDSIVSCNDVFDECHPKTDHHELLGNQKKQSEKYIVQDECKAEICALACEKRRYALPKQEHAFAGALSGVFVSICLHPVDTIKTVVQSCRAEQKSIYDIGKSIVSDRGLTGLYRGIATNIASSAPISAVYTFTYESVKGALLPLFPKEYCSFAHCMAGGCASVATSFIFTPSERIKQQMQVGSHYHSCWNAFVGIIRKGGLPSLYAGWGAVLCRNVPHSIVKFYTYESLKQFMLSPKEAGVQPTTLQTLVCGGIAGSTAALFTTPFDVVKTRLQTQIPGSMSQYNGVIHALQEIGKNEGLQGLYRGLTPRLIMYMSQGAIFFASYEFFKRLFSLESPQTDVQRIQYKQKMDNDPVPPSSMPSPSSQASSELHAQHS